In the Methanococcoides methylutens genome, one interval contains:
- a CDS encoding PGF-pre-PGF domain-containing protein yields the protein MAFMLVLSIYVIMSPVSAETGVSLSPANQSVELGSEIVVNVYVEPDMPISGAQFDLYFDGSVLDVKSVSEGDLFSKTGTTLFGEGTFDNTTGNIIYAHSVLFEKEVTSPGILATIVFKTTATGQSNLQLVNVVVSNSDGTAVPITVENAVVSISDTSSSGGSTDSAGSGSGGGGGAGDSGEQFGNIEFKDVTERPVNKGMNVSYTFKSPENPIVNVNFTPLKNSGYITTTVEVLKERSALVSDDPEGLVYRNMNIWVGKYGFATPANIEAMTIGFKVESSWMEANGVNTSAIKLNRHSDGKWEALQTMSAGEEDGYVYFESSTPGFSPFAITAVPDSSVISDDVSLEDSASEDDEDQTLDQNMALVLFIVIMVLIAKRGRDT from the coding sequence ATGGCTTTTATGTTGGTACTATCAATATATGTTATCATGAGTCCGGTCTCTGCAGAAACAGGTGTGAGTCTTTCTCCGGCTAACCAATCCGTGGAATTGGGGTCGGAAATCGTTGTCAATGTCTACGTCGAGCCAGATATGCCTATATCCGGGGCACAGTTCGACCTGTATTTTGATGGTTCTGTACTTGATGTGAAAAGTGTATCAGAGGGAGATCTGTTTAGCAAAACTGGTACTACTCTTTTCGGTGAAGGTACTTTTGATAATACAACTGGAAATATCATATATGCACATAGTGTTCTTTTTGAAAAAGAGGTCACAAGTCCCGGTATACTTGCAACGATCGTTTTTAAAACAACAGCCACTGGTCAATCCAACTTGCAGTTGGTCAATGTTGTGGTAAGTAATTCCGATGGGACAGCAGTCCCGATAACTGTGGAAAATGCTGTGGTGAGCATATCGGATACGTCTTCATCCGGAGGGAGCACCGACAGTGCTGGTTCAGGAAGTGGTGGTGGAGGAGGTGCCGGTGATTCAGGCGAACAATTTGGAAATATTGAATTTAAAGATGTTACTGAAAGGCCGGTTAATAAGGGAATGAATGTGTCCTATACTTTTAAATCTCCTGAAAACCCGATTGTGAACGTAAATTTCACTCCACTTAAAAATTCAGGTTATATAACTACAACGGTTGAAGTTTTGAAGGAGAGGTCTGCTCTTGTCTCGGATGATCCTGAGGGTCTTGTTTATCGGAACATGAACATTTGGGTTGGCAAATACGGCTTTGCAACTCCTGCAAACATTGAAGCTATGACAATTGGTTTCAAGGTAGAAAGTTCATGGATGGAGGCAAATGGCGTAAATACTTCTGCTATTAAGTTAAACAGGCATTCTGATGGAAAATGGGAGGCTCTTCAAACGATGTCTGCGGGTGAGGAAGATGGTTATGTTTACTTTGAATCTTCAACGCCAGGTTTTTCACCATTTGCAATAACTGCAGTTCCAGATTCAAGTGTTATCTCAGATGATGTTTCTCTAGAGGATTCAGCATCTGAAGATGATGAAGATCAAACTCTGGACCAGAATATGGCTTTGGTACTTTTTATTGTGATTATGGTCCTGATTGCAAAACGTGGCAGAGATACATAA
- a CDS encoding UDP-N-acetylglucosamine 3-dehydrogenase has protein sequence MTRVGVIGVGAMGQHHVRIYKEMEGVELVGISDVDRERVEELAAEYDVKPYTDYEELLKENLDAVSIVVPTTLHKNVTLDAINSNTNVLVEKPIADTLENADIMIEAAEKAGVILMVGQIERFNPATTKMKEIIDSGLLGKIVSISTKRVGPYNPRIRDVGIILDLGVHDIDAISYMYGSNATEVYAIAGKDIHSKEDHASIMLRFDDEQAGVVNVNWLTPHRVRKMEVIGVSGVGYLDYIEQTVTIHDAKWIRDAKVEKAEPLQKELEHFINCVETGETPLESGIDGKHALKVALAAIGSYNRDGIIKID, from the coding sequence ATGACACGCGTAGGAGTTATAGGGGTTGGTGCTATGGGGCAGCACCATGTCAGGATCTACAAAGAAATGGAAGGAGTAGAACTTGTAGGAATATCCGATGTTGATAGGGAAAGGGTCGAAGAACTGGCAGCAGAATATGATGTTAAACCTTATACTGATTATGAAGAACTCTTAAAAGAGAATCTTGATGCAGTAAGTATTGTTGTCCCAACTACACTCCACAAAAATGTCACATTGGATGCTATAAATTCAAACACGAATGTACTTGTAGAAAAACCCATTGCAGATACACTTGAAAATGCCGACATAATGATAGAAGCCGCTGAAAAAGCAGGAGTCATCCTTATGGTAGGACAGATCGAGAGATTCAACCCGGCAACAACAAAAATGAAAGAAATAATCGATAGCGGACTCCTTGGCAAGATAGTATCAATTTCCACAAAGAGAGTTGGGCCTTACAACCCGAGGATAAGGGATGTGGGAATCATCTTAGATCTTGGAGTACATGACATCGATGCTATATCCTATATGTACGGCAGCAATGCTACAGAAGTCTACGCCATTGCCGGCAAGGATATTCATTCAAAGGAAGACCATGCATCAATAATGCTTAGATTTGATGATGAACAGGCAGGCGTAGTTAATGTTAACTGGTTGACCCCACACAGGGTGAGAAAAATGGAAGTTATTGGAGTAAGTGGGGTCGGATACCTGGACTACATCGAACAAACAGTTACGATACATGATGCTAAATGGATAAGAGATGCAAAGGTCGAGAAAGCTGAACCATTGCAAAAGGAACTCGAACATTTCATCAACTGTGTAGAAACAGGTGAGACACCCCTCGAATCAGGCATTGACGGAAAACATGCATTAAAAGTTGCACTCGCAGCCATAGGATCCTACAATCGAGATGGCATAATAAAGATCGACTGA